Proteins from a single region of Parambassis ranga chromosome 16, fParRan2.1, whole genome shotgun sequence:
- the zhx2a gene encoding zinc fingers and homeoboxes protein 2a isoform X2 translates to MSSRRKASTPCMIRPEQTMVELDDEAEESNNMETTENHTQEGLIDGDLHTQSEQPMDVDLLGKALDLPSAPDKPVTEPPALSKPQRRQQGGYECKYCTFSTQNLNTFKEHVDANHPNVILNPLYLCAVCNFNTKKFDTLTEHNERCHPGESNFKFKRIKMNNQTILEQTIEGCSNNAVIYNTCGVISGKGDELGSMPPSKPTTVKLSKPKIMTSENKRTDSQLGKLTPDLSKKPITAVNVNGTVIIPESTLLKADGLSHIMPSLQRPLNYTQVPKIAVPLNTTKYNPSLDDNLTLISSFNKFPYPTQAELSWLTAASKHPEEQIKVWFTTQRLKQGISWSPEEVEEARKKMFNGTISSVPQTFTVVASQLNSQPSTNQSGPTTASKSMQPAASVLQSLPCQLLGQTSLVLTPVANGSTVTCAPLALTVANQAAQSLKRPLASPVIATESKRPSIIQTISAPMATSKLASPKVLNFTVDPNKTAEQLSVLRASYTQCPFPEEDEIYRLIETTGLSRGEIKKWFSEQRLLNLKGVPPPPVLVKAEAASPPKDALVKKAVPSQFPLLERVKGKSSEQMKALEESFQRSSSPTEAELDQLAQETRLSKTEVDCWFSERRALRDNMEKALLTMASKNTEDRTERPGVLLNGASHREQDGKPPRSSPHPPVLTSSSSSSPPVLAASSPRPITHSSSASPPVLTSSCSSSPHPPILSASASPASITSRSLTLLREMFCRTQWPSPEEYSQLEVQTSLGRTDIVRWFKDHRSALKNGETLDWMEGFQNLAEQHKADQEQNGQSSEKNQSVSLEVEPVKEEAAENTAAAEHSKLPDQDKVQWLTDRLTHGVTDLSRTKQDQTSPNTVDKGRWVKVTVAVGEESEAGVERQRLAGDTDVLTIEQPGRVTG, encoded by the exons ATGTCGAGTCGACGGAAGGCCTCCACTCCCTGTATGATTCGACCAGAGCAGACTATGGTGGAGCTGGATGATGAGGCAGAGGAGTCAAACAACATGGAG acAACAGAGAACCATACACAGGAGGGACTTATAGATGgagacctacacacacaatcagagcAACCCATGGATGTGGATCTGCTGGGCAAAGCCCTGGACCTCCCTTCTGCTCCTGACAAACCAGTGACAGAGCCACCAGCCCTTTCCAAGCCTCAGCGTAGACAGCAAGGGGGCTATGAGTGCAAATACTGCACCTTCTCCACACAGAACCTCAACACTTTCAAAGAGCATGTAGACGCCAACCACCCAAATGTCATCCTCAACCCCTTGTACCTGTGTGCTGTCTGCAACTTTAACACAAAGAAGTTTGACACTCTGACAGAACACAACGAGAGATGTCATCCTGGGGAGAGCAACTTTAAATTCAAACGCATCAAAATGAACAATCAGACAATCTTAGAGCAGACAATAGAGGGCTGCAGTAACAACGCTGTCATCTACAACACTTGTGGTGTCATATCTGGCAAAGGGGATGAACTAGGCTCTATGCCACCAAGCAAACCCACCACAGTCAAGCTCAGCAAACCAAAAATAATGACATCCGAAAACAAACGGACAGATTCTCAACTGGGTAAACTGACCCCTGATCTCTCCAAGAAACCGATCACAGCTGTCAACGTGAACGGGACAGTGATCATACCAGAGTCAACTCTCCTCAAAGCAGATGGCCTTTCTCACATCATGCCTTCCCTACAGCGGCCTCTAAACTATACCCAG gtgccGAAGATTGCAGTGCCCCTCAACACAACCAAGTACAACCCGTCCCTGGATGACAACCTGACACTGATCTCTTCATTCAACAAGTTCCCCTACCCAACACAAGCTGAGCTGTCCTGGCTCACTGCAGCATCGAAACATCCAGAGGAGCAAATTAAAGTCTGGTTCACAACTCAGAGGCTTAAACAGGGTATTAGCTGGTCACCTGAAGAG GTTGAAGAAGCCAGGAAGAAAATGTTCAATGGTACCATCTCCTCTGTGCCTCAGACGTTCACTGTAGTTGCATCTCAGCTCAACTCCCAACCCTCCACCAACCAGTCAGGCCCCACCACAGCATCCAAATCCATGCAGCCGGCAGCCTCTGTCCTCCAGTCCCTCCCGTGTCAGCTCCTGGGACAGACCAGCCTCGTGCTGACTCCTGTAGCCAACGGCTCTACTGTCACTTGTGCACCTTTGGCACTAACAGTGGCTAACCAG gctgcacagtcACTCAAACGGCCCTTGGCCTCTCCTGTAATCGCCACGGAGAGCAAACGACCCTCCATCATTCAAACCATCTCTGCGCCTATGGCCACATCCAAGCTGGCATCACCGAAAGTGCTGAATTTCACTGTTGACccaaataaaacagcagagcagctgtcagtgctgaGGGCCAGCTACACACAGTGTCCTTTCCCTGAGGAAGATGAG aTCTACAGGCTAATAGAGACCACTGGGCTTTCCAGAGGAGAGATAAAGAAATGGTTCAGTGAACAGAGGCTACTCAATCTCAAAG GGGTTCCTCCACCACCTGTGCTGGtgaaagcagaagcagcatCACCACCTAAAGATGCCCTGGTAAAGAAAGCGGTGCCCAGCCAGTTTCCCCTGCTGGAAAGAGTGAAGGGAAAGTCATCAGAGCAGATGAAAGCGCTGGAAGAGAGTTTCCAGAGGAGCAGCTCTCCAACTGAGGCGGAGCTAG ACCAGCTGGCTCAGGAAACTAGGCTGTCTAAGACGGAGGTGGACTGCTGGTTCTCGGAGCGCAGAGCACTTAGGGACAACATGGAGAAGGCTTTGTTGACCATGGCCTCAAAAAACACTGAGGACAGAACGGAGCGACCAGGAGTGCTGCTAAATGGGGCTTCTCACCGAGAGCAGGACGGGAAACCACCCCGCTCCTCACCTCACCCACCTGTCCtaacttcttcctcctcctcatcccctCCTGTGCTAGCAGCTTCTTCCCCACGTCCAATAACCCATTCTTCCTcagcatctcctcctgtcctcactTCATCCTGCTCTTCTTCCCCACATCCTCCCATCCTGTCGGCCTCTGCAAGCCCGGCGTCCATCACCAGTCGCTCTCTCACCCTCCTCAGGGAG ATGTTCTGCCGGACCCAGTGGCCATCTCCTGAGGAGTACAGCCAGCTGGAGGTCCAAACAAGCCTGGGACGCACCGACATCGTCCGCTGGTTCAAGGACCACCGCTCGGCATTGAAGAACGGCGAGACCCTGGACTGGATGGAAGGTTTCCAAAACCTTGCAGAGCAGCACAAAGCAGACCAGGAACAGAATGGCCAGAGTTCTGAGAAAAACCAGAGCGTTTCCTTGGAAGTGGAGCCAGTGAAAG AGGAGGCTGCTGagaacacagctgctgcagagcactCCAAACTGCCTGACCAAGACAAAGTGCAATGGCTGACTGACAGACTAACCCATGGTGTGACGGACCTGAGCCGAACCAAGCAGGACCAGACGAGTCCTAATACTGTAGACAAAGGGAG GTGGGTAAAGGTGACTGTGGCAGTGGGGGAGGAGAGTGAAGCAGGAGTGGAAAGACAGAGGCTGGCAGGAGACACAGACGTTCTTACCATTGAACAACCAGGGAGAGTTACTGGTTAA
- the zhx2a gene encoding zinc fingers and homeoboxes protein 2a isoform X1, protein MSSRRKASTPCMIRPEQTMVELDDEAEESNNMETTENHTQEGLIDGDLHTQSEQPMDVDLLGKALDLPSAPDKPVTEPPALSKPQRRQQGGYECKYCTFSTQNLNTFKEHVDANHPNVILNPLYLCAVCNFNTKKFDTLTEHNERCHPGESNFKFKRIKMNNQTILEQTIEGCSNNAVIYNTCGVISGKGDELGSMPPSKPTTVKLSKPKIMTSENKRTDSQLGKLTPDLSKKPITAVNVNGTVIIPESTLLKADGLSHIMPSLQRPLNYTQVPKIAVPLNTTKYNPSLDDNLTLISSFNKFPYPTQAELSWLTAASKHPEEQIKVWFTTQRLKQGISWSPEEVEEARKKMFNGTISSVPQTFTVVASQLNSQPSTNQSGPTTASKSMQPAASVLQSLPCQLLGQTSLVLTPVANGSTVTCAPLALTVANQAAQSLKRPLASPVIATESKRPSIIQTISAPMATSKLASPKVLNFTVDPNKTAEQLSVLRASYTQCPFPEEDEIYRLIETTGLSRGEIKKWFSEQRLLNLKGVPPPPVLVKAEAASPPKDALVKKAVPSQFPLLERVKGKSSEQMKALEESFQRSSSPTEAELDQLAQETRLSKTEVDCWFSERRALRDNMEKALLTMASKNTEDRTERPGVLLNGASHREQDGKPPRSSPHPPVLTSSSSSSPPVLAASSPRPITHSSSASPPVLTSSCSSSPHPPILSASASPASITSRSLTLLREMFCRTQWPSPEEYSQLEVQTSLGRTDIVRWFKDHRSALKNGETLDWMEGFQNLAEQHKADQEQNGQSSEKNQSVSLEVEPVKVEEAAENTAAAEHSKLPDQDKVQWLTDRLTHGVTDLSRTKQDQTSPNTVDKGRWVKVTVAVGEESEAGVERQRLAGDTDVLTIEQPGRVTG, encoded by the exons ATGTCGAGTCGACGGAAGGCCTCCACTCCCTGTATGATTCGACCAGAGCAGACTATGGTGGAGCTGGATGATGAGGCAGAGGAGTCAAACAACATGGAG acAACAGAGAACCATACACAGGAGGGACTTATAGATGgagacctacacacacaatcagagcAACCCATGGATGTGGATCTGCTGGGCAAAGCCCTGGACCTCCCTTCTGCTCCTGACAAACCAGTGACAGAGCCACCAGCCCTTTCCAAGCCTCAGCGTAGACAGCAAGGGGGCTATGAGTGCAAATACTGCACCTTCTCCACACAGAACCTCAACACTTTCAAAGAGCATGTAGACGCCAACCACCCAAATGTCATCCTCAACCCCTTGTACCTGTGTGCTGTCTGCAACTTTAACACAAAGAAGTTTGACACTCTGACAGAACACAACGAGAGATGTCATCCTGGGGAGAGCAACTTTAAATTCAAACGCATCAAAATGAACAATCAGACAATCTTAGAGCAGACAATAGAGGGCTGCAGTAACAACGCTGTCATCTACAACACTTGTGGTGTCATATCTGGCAAAGGGGATGAACTAGGCTCTATGCCACCAAGCAAACCCACCACAGTCAAGCTCAGCAAACCAAAAATAATGACATCCGAAAACAAACGGACAGATTCTCAACTGGGTAAACTGACCCCTGATCTCTCCAAGAAACCGATCACAGCTGTCAACGTGAACGGGACAGTGATCATACCAGAGTCAACTCTCCTCAAAGCAGATGGCCTTTCTCACATCATGCCTTCCCTACAGCGGCCTCTAAACTATACCCAG gtgccGAAGATTGCAGTGCCCCTCAACACAACCAAGTACAACCCGTCCCTGGATGACAACCTGACACTGATCTCTTCATTCAACAAGTTCCCCTACCCAACACAAGCTGAGCTGTCCTGGCTCACTGCAGCATCGAAACATCCAGAGGAGCAAATTAAAGTCTGGTTCACAACTCAGAGGCTTAAACAGGGTATTAGCTGGTCACCTGAAGAG GTTGAAGAAGCCAGGAAGAAAATGTTCAATGGTACCATCTCCTCTGTGCCTCAGACGTTCACTGTAGTTGCATCTCAGCTCAACTCCCAACCCTCCACCAACCAGTCAGGCCCCACCACAGCATCCAAATCCATGCAGCCGGCAGCCTCTGTCCTCCAGTCCCTCCCGTGTCAGCTCCTGGGACAGACCAGCCTCGTGCTGACTCCTGTAGCCAACGGCTCTACTGTCACTTGTGCACCTTTGGCACTAACAGTGGCTAACCAG gctgcacagtcACTCAAACGGCCCTTGGCCTCTCCTGTAATCGCCACGGAGAGCAAACGACCCTCCATCATTCAAACCATCTCTGCGCCTATGGCCACATCCAAGCTGGCATCACCGAAAGTGCTGAATTTCACTGTTGACccaaataaaacagcagagcagctgtcagtgctgaGGGCCAGCTACACACAGTGTCCTTTCCCTGAGGAAGATGAG aTCTACAGGCTAATAGAGACCACTGGGCTTTCCAGAGGAGAGATAAAGAAATGGTTCAGTGAACAGAGGCTACTCAATCTCAAAG GGGTTCCTCCACCACCTGTGCTGGtgaaagcagaagcagcatCACCACCTAAAGATGCCCTGGTAAAGAAAGCGGTGCCCAGCCAGTTTCCCCTGCTGGAAAGAGTGAAGGGAAAGTCATCAGAGCAGATGAAAGCGCTGGAAGAGAGTTTCCAGAGGAGCAGCTCTCCAACTGAGGCGGAGCTAG ACCAGCTGGCTCAGGAAACTAGGCTGTCTAAGACGGAGGTGGACTGCTGGTTCTCGGAGCGCAGAGCACTTAGGGACAACATGGAGAAGGCTTTGTTGACCATGGCCTCAAAAAACACTGAGGACAGAACGGAGCGACCAGGAGTGCTGCTAAATGGGGCTTCTCACCGAGAGCAGGACGGGAAACCACCCCGCTCCTCACCTCACCCACCTGTCCtaacttcttcctcctcctcatcccctCCTGTGCTAGCAGCTTCTTCCCCACGTCCAATAACCCATTCTTCCTcagcatctcctcctgtcctcactTCATCCTGCTCTTCTTCCCCACATCCTCCCATCCTGTCGGCCTCTGCAAGCCCGGCGTCCATCACCAGTCGCTCTCTCACCCTCCTCAGGGAG ATGTTCTGCCGGACCCAGTGGCCATCTCCTGAGGAGTACAGCCAGCTGGAGGTCCAAACAAGCCTGGGACGCACCGACATCGTCCGCTGGTTCAAGGACCACCGCTCGGCATTGAAGAACGGCGAGACCCTGGACTGGATGGAAGGTTTCCAAAACCTTGCAGAGCAGCACAAAGCAGACCAGGAACAGAATGGCCAGAGTTCTGAGAAAAACCAGAGCGTTTCCTTGGAAGTGGAGCCAGTGAAAG TAGAGGAGGCTGCTGagaacacagctgctgcagagcactCCAAACTGCCTGACCAAGACAAAGTGCAATGGCTGACTGACAGACTAACCCATGGTGTGACGGACCTGAGCCGAACCAAGCAGGACCAGACGAGTCCTAATACTGTAGACAAAGGGAG GTGGGTAAAGGTGACTGTGGCAGTGGGGGAGGAGAGTGAAGCAGGAGTGGAAAGACAGAGGCTGGCAGGAGACACAGACGTTCTTACCATTGAACAACCAGGGAGAGTTACTGGTTAA
- the zhx2a gene encoding zinc fingers and homeoboxes protein 2a isoform X3: MSSRRKASTPCMIRPEQTMVELDDEAEESNNMETTENHTQEGLIDGDLHTQSEQPMDVDLLGKALDLPSAPDKPVTEPPALSKPQRRQQGGYECKYCTFSTQNLNTFKEHVDANHPNVILNPLYLCAVCNFNTKKFDTLTEHNERCHPGESNFKFKRIKMNNQTILEQTIEGCSNNAVIYNTCGVISGKGDELGSMPPSKPTTVKLSKPKIMTSENKRTDSQLGKLTPDLSKKPITAVNVNGTVIIPESTLLKADGLSHIMPSLQRPLNYTQVPKIAVPLNTTKYNPSLDDNLTLISSFNKFPYPTQAELSWLTAASKHPEEQIKVWFTTQRLKQGISWSPEEVEEARKKMFNGTISSVPQTFTVVASQLNSQPSTNQSGPTTASKSMQPAASVLQSLPCQLLGQTSLVLTPVANGSTVTCAPLALTVANQAAQSLKRPLASPVIATESKRPSIIQTISAPMATSKLASPKVLNFTVDPNKTAEQLSVLRASYTQCPFPEEDEIYRLIETTGLSRGEIKKWFSEQRLLNLKEAASPPKDALVKKAVPSQFPLLERVKGKSSEQMKALEESFQRSSSPTEAELDQLAQETRLSKTEVDCWFSERRALRDNMEKALLTMASKNTEDRTERPGVLLNGASHREQDGKPPRSSPHPPVLTSSSSSSPPVLAASSPRPITHSSSASPPVLTSSCSSSPHPPILSASASPASITSRSLTLLREMFCRTQWPSPEEYSQLEVQTSLGRTDIVRWFKDHRSALKNGETLDWMEGFQNLAEQHKADQEQNGQSSEKNQSVSLEVEPVKVEEAAENTAAAEHSKLPDQDKVQWLTDRLTHGVTDLSRTKQDQTSPNTVDKGRWVKVTVAVGEESEAGVERQRLAGDTDVLTIEQPGRVTG, encoded by the exons ATGTCGAGTCGACGGAAGGCCTCCACTCCCTGTATGATTCGACCAGAGCAGACTATGGTGGAGCTGGATGATGAGGCAGAGGAGTCAAACAACATGGAG acAACAGAGAACCATACACAGGAGGGACTTATAGATGgagacctacacacacaatcagagcAACCCATGGATGTGGATCTGCTGGGCAAAGCCCTGGACCTCCCTTCTGCTCCTGACAAACCAGTGACAGAGCCACCAGCCCTTTCCAAGCCTCAGCGTAGACAGCAAGGGGGCTATGAGTGCAAATACTGCACCTTCTCCACACAGAACCTCAACACTTTCAAAGAGCATGTAGACGCCAACCACCCAAATGTCATCCTCAACCCCTTGTACCTGTGTGCTGTCTGCAACTTTAACACAAAGAAGTTTGACACTCTGACAGAACACAACGAGAGATGTCATCCTGGGGAGAGCAACTTTAAATTCAAACGCATCAAAATGAACAATCAGACAATCTTAGAGCAGACAATAGAGGGCTGCAGTAACAACGCTGTCATCTACAACACTTGTGGTGTCATATCTGGCAAAGGGGATGAACTAGGCTCTATGCCACCAAGCAAACCCACCACAGTCAAGCTCAGCAAACCAAAAATAATGACATCCGAAAACAAACGGACAGATTCTCAACTGGGTAAACTGACCCCTGATCTCTCCAAGAAACCGATCACAGCTGTCAACGTGAACGGGACAGTGATCATACCAGAGTCAACTCTCCTCAAAGCAGATGGCCTTTCTCACATCATGCCTTCCCTACAGCGGCCTCTAAACTATACCCAG gtgccGAAGATTGCAGTGCCCCTCAACACAACCAAGTACAACCCGTCCCTGGATGACAACCTGACACTGATCTCTTCATTCAACAAGTTCCCCTACCCAACACAAGCTGAGCTGTCCTGGCTCACTGCAGCATCGAAACATCCAGAGGAGCAAATTAAAGTCTGGTTCACAACTCAGAGGCTTAAACAGGGTATTAGCTGGTCACCTGAAGAG GTTGAAGAAGCCAGGAAGAAAATGTTCAATGGTACCATCTCCTCTGTGCCTCAGACGTTCACTGTAGTTGCATCTCAGCTCAACTCCCAACCCTCCACCAACCAGTCAGGCCCCACCACAGCATCCAAATCCATGCAGCCGGCAGCCTCTGTCCTCCAGTCCCTCCCGTGTCAGCTCCTGGGACAGACCAGCCTCGTGCTGACTCCTGTAGCCAACGGCTCTACTGTCACTTGTGCACCTTTGGCACTAACAGTGGCTAACCAG gctgcacagtcACTCAAACGGCCCTTGGCCTCTCCTGTAATCGCCACGGAGAGCAAACGACCCTCCATCATTCAAACCATCTCTGCGCCTATGGCCACATCCAAGCTGGCATCACCGAAAGTGCTGAATTTCACTGTTGACccaaataaaacagcagagcagctgtcagtgctgaGGGCCAGCTACACACAGTGTCCTTTCCCTGAGGAAGATGAG aTCTACAGGCTAATAGAGACCACTGGGCTTTCCAGAGGAGAGATAAAGAAATGGTTCAGTGAACAGAGGCTACTCAATCTCAAAG aagcagcatCACCACCTAAAGATGCCCTGGTAAAGAAAGCGGTGCCCAGCCAGTTTCCCCTGCTGGAAAGAGTGAAGGGAAAGTCATCAGAGCAGATGAAAGCGCTGGAAGAGAGTTTCCAGAGGAGCAGCTCTCCAACTGAGGCGGAGCTAG ACCAGCTGGCTCAGGAAACTAGGCTGTCTAAGACGGAGGTGGACTGCTGGTTCTCGGAGCGCAGAGCACTTAGGGACAACATGGAGAAGGCTTTGTTGACCATGGCCTCAAAAAACACTGAGGACAGAACGGAGCGACCAGGAGTGCTGCTAAATGGGGCTTCTCACCGAGAGCAGGACGGGAAACCACCCCGCTCCTCACCTCACCCACCTGTCCtaacttcttcctcctcctcatcccctCCTGTGCTAGCAGCTTCTTCCCCACGTCCAATAACCCATTCTTCCTcagcatctcctcctgtcctcactTCATCCTGCTCTTCTTCCCCACATCCTCCCATCCTGTCGGCCTCTGCAAGCCCGGCGTCCATCACCAGTCGCTCTCTCACCCTCCTCAGGGAG ATGTTCTGCCGGACCCAGTGGCCATCTCCTGAGGAGTACAGCCAGCTGGAGGTCCAAACAAGCCTGGGACGCACCGACATCGTCCGCTGGTTCAAGGACCACCGCTCGGCATTGAAGAACGGCGAGACCCTGGACTGGATGGAAGGTTTCCAAAACCTTGCAGAGCAGCACAAAGCAGACCAGGAACAGAATGGCCAGAGTTCTGAGAAAAACCAGAGCGTTTCCTTGGAAGTGGAGCCAGTGAAAG TAGAGGAGGCTGCTGagaacacagctgctgcagagcactCCAAACTGCCTGACCAAGACAAAGTGCAATGGCTGACTGACAGACTAACCCATGGTGTGACGGACCTGAGCCGAACCAAGCAGGACCAGACGAGTCCTAATACTGTAGACAAAGGGAG GTGGGTAAAGGTGACTGTGGCAGTGGGGGAGGAGAGTGAAGCAGGAGTGGAAAGACAGAGGCTGGCAGGAGACACAGACGTTCTTACCATTGAACAACCAGGGAGAGTTACTGGTTAA